In Brassica napus cultivar Da-Ae chromosome A3, Da-Ae, whole genome shotgun sequence, the sequence TCTCTTTATACTCGTCAAATTTGGCAGTGTAATCCTTTCTCAACCACTTCGCCTCTTGCATATATCCATTGGCTGTTGATTTCAACTGATAATGAAAATTCAGTTAGAGCTAAATATGcttcaaaagagaaaaaaaacaattagagtGCTCTTATTATTGAAGGTCTTAACTGATTTCTTAAAATGTGAGCCACAACCTGACTTTCCTTGCATCTCAAGCTCCTCCTCGAGTTTATCATAGAAATCTATTGTGACACGGTAAAGATGTTTCATGCTGTCAGGTATCCCCTTAGGGGCTTCCGGAAGCCACCTGTTAGGGCAACCCATGTTATAAGCCTGCCatcgaaaaatataaaaatcttttatgtttttgtgaaATGAGTACTTTTCCAATGCATATGTGAAAAGCTCAAGTTCCTCTCCTGTGCCATACGCATCATACATATCATCAAGCGCTGTGAGTAAGATGACTAAACTAGCTAATGTAACTCGTGCTTGAGAATATTAAGGCTTAAAGTATGTTCCAAGTGTGCATAAGTACGCCTCGGCTACTCTATGTTTTGTGTACGTTATCTTAGATTCAAATTCCATTTCTTTGTGCCACCTGAAATGTAGTGAAGAAGGTCAAGTACATGCCAGTCTTGATGGCATTTTCATGAAACATTTTAATGGCCCTTTTTTTATGGgaccccactttcaaataaataCCAGTTATGGACAAATAGACGGGCCAGtctagaaaattttattattgggTGCATAactcattaaaaaaacaaagttgAGAACGAACATGAGAAGTCGGGAGTACTCATGAAGGCTTTTTCTATTTTAGCTAGCTGAAAATTAAGAAATATACATACACAACTGTTAATATTGATACAATTATGGGTGCATGTGCCCCATTAATGTTGTACTGCTTTGGGCCCTGGTTAAAGCTGAGAATTAAAGAATTTCATTCATAATTTTTCGTTGTTtcacaaaaattataatttttgtttcgaTATAACTTTTAGCTTCTTTACCTACTTTGCCCATATTTATTATGATAATTactacaaataataatttttaaaaattaattatgtattaaaataaacattttcgACATAGGCTATACTAAACTACGAAGATCTAGACTCCGAGAGCCAACTTTGTGGAATCGAATTATCATAAACCATATATAGCAGAAGACTGAGTCCGAGCACTTCATGTAAGCTTATCATACATTTTGTTCTTTGCTTTGGGGATATGTAAAATACTGAAGTGAGTGAAGAATTTCTTACTATGAAATTCTTCCAAATGCGTAGTATAATAAAGTTACTTTTGGTATTACAACTTAATTTTAATAGTGTGTAAGAATTTCATAATTACAATTTCGATGGAGCCAAGAGTATTTTTTATACTGTAATAGTGGGATAAAAAATAAGAGTTATAGAGAATATTgtttcatataatattataactCAAATATTACATTTGGCTATatgataacatatataaattttcttttaagtgtttcaaaaaaaatcttatgtttcaagaaaaaatgtttgaaaaaataaaaataaaaaattgcatTATGTAGTTAATGTACAAATTATATgataagttattaaaaaaaaatcagttttttttgtttattttagatttcttttaacatatttataatatgtaaatggGAGTCAATAAAGTAGAATActtaggaaaaaaattatagaataaacaataataaaataaaactaaatgtTGCATGTACGGTTAATTGATTCTCTCCTAAATAACTATGAATACAAAAAGAAGTCACTTTACGTACCTTTGATTAAACACTGACCGGAGTATATAATACAAAAAGAAGTCACTTTACGTACCTTTGATTAAACACTGACAGGAGTAAGTATATGAAAAATGATTAAAACTTTTTTCatcaaattgatttatacgaaAGCTGTAGTGAAAGTATTTATTTCGCTAAGCTATTAAGCCTATATAAATTttgatctttatatatttattttgaatagaGCAACGATATCTCAGAGGTACGGCTTATATGTGTTGAGCAGCCGAGATAATTACCTTGTTACACAGGAAAGCTCTTGGCGATGCAGCATTTGCAGCAAACTAAAGTCAATCTTTGCATACTCAAGTAATGTTTCTATCAGCCGGTTTAGATCATGGTtcaattgtatatatatttagttggTCAAGTCCGGTTTAGCTgatctatatatatagatgtaaATGATACATTGTAAGTTTAACGAGAAGGAATACAAAGATATTTTCATACGATTTCTACTATCTTTGATtctctcatatggtatcagagcaattaTCGCTCGTTTTTCTCTGATTCTCTTCTCCGATCTCTATTTTCACCGTCGATTCGTGAAGATTCAGCTATATCTGAGCTCCGATTGCATTTTTTTCGTTCAAGATCATCGCTATCGGTGATTTCTTGTTGTGATTCGTGCGATTTTCTTGATCTCGGAttcgatcttcatcatggtgAAACAAGGAAGGAAGATGAGAACGCGTAACACGGTATCGGACTCGGAGACGCCAGCGAGGGGGACTCGATCGCTTAACTCAGACAACGGCGACGATGATCCGGATGTTGACGTCGCTCCACCTCACGTTGCTCCGATTCGTCGTGCTACTCAAGGATCGACATTCTCTGGTATACAATCCATCGATAATACTCACAGTCCTTATTTTTTGCATTCGGCTGATCATCCCGGCTTAGTTATTGCGACTCAGAAGTTAGATGGAACGAATTACAATAACTGGTACATTGCTATGAAGATGAGCTTAGATGCAAAGAACAAGATTGGATTTGTGGATGGATCGTTGATTAGGCCAGTAGATACTGATCCCCTGTTCAAGATTTGGAGTCGTTGTAACAGCATGGTCAAATCTTGGCTTCTCAACACTGTCAATAAGGAGATCTATGACAGTATATTGTACTATGAGGATGCGGTTGAGATGTGGAATGATTTGAACACAAGATTTCGAGTGAGCAATCTTCCTCGCAAGTATCAACTGGAACAGTCTATTGCGACACTTAAGCAAGGAAACATGGATCTTTCTGCGTATTACACCAAGAAGAAGACTCTTTGGGAACAACTATCCAACACAAAGATCACAACAGCCCGGAGATGCAGCTGTGATCATGTCAAGGAGCTCTTAGAAGAGGCAGAAACAAGCAGAATCATCCAGTTTCTTATGGGATTGAATGAGAATTTTGCAAACATTCGTGGTCAAATACTAAACATGAAACCTCGTCCGAGCTTGACAGAAATCTACAACATGTTGGATCAAGATGAAAGCCAAAGAATTGTTGGATCATCTCAGAGATTGAATCCTCCTCCAACAGcttttcaagttcaagactCGGCGGTTTCTGACTCGAATCAGATTTTGCTAGCTCAAGGTGGTTATCACAAGGTCAAGTGCTCGTATTGTTCTCGCATTGGTCATACTGTAGACAAGTGTTACAAGAAGCATGGCTATCCTCCAGGCATGTTCAAAGGGAGAAAGCCATCATCGGTTGCTTCTACTAACATGACTATGTCTCAGTCACCTATGAGTAATGAGAAGGACAAGGACGATGACGCTATGAGTGATCAAATGTCAAAGGATCAAATCCAATCGATGATCTCTTACTTGAGTTCTCAACTTCAATCGCAAAGTGTTACTTCCACAACTGATAAAGCCAGCGCCTCTATCTCTAACAATGCTCCTGTGGTTTCGCAGATCACGGGAAGCCTTTCAGGTAATTTCATCTCCCTATACAATCATTCCTATCATGACATGCTCATTTCATCTACTTCTAAAGAAACAGAAGTGTCTCTTAGAGCTTGGATAATAGACTCAGGAGCCACTCACCATGTTAGTCATGATAGGAACCTTTTCACTGATTACAAACCCTTAGACCACACATATGTTACTCTTCCAAATGGTTATACCGTTACTATAGAGGGTGTGGGTTGTATTCGTTTGACTGATTCTATAACTTTGTTTGATGTCTTGTACATTCCTGATTTCAAGTTTAATCTGATAAGTGTGAGTGTTCTAACCAAGACATTGAATTCTGAAGTTTCTTTTAATGCTACTGATTGTGTCATTCAGGAACTTACTCAGGCATTGATGATTGGTCAAGGTAGACAAGTGGGGAATTTATACCTTTTGGATGTTCAAAATAATAGTACTCATAAGTCTTTGTCTTTCAAAGGTATGTCGTCTGTTTTCACTGTTGTTGATTCCTTTACTTGGCATAAACGTTTAGGTCATCCAGCTCAGTCTAAAGTTGATACCCTATCTGATGTATTGTCCATTTcaaaagcaaataaaaatcattcTGAATTGTGTCATGTTTGTCACTTAGCGAAACAGAAACACAAATCTTTTCCAATACGAAAGAACATGAGTAAAAATGCTTTTGAATTGTTGCATATAGATACTTGGGGTCCCTTTGCTGAACCAACTGTAGATGATTCTAGATATTTTTTGACCATTGTTGATGATTTCAGTAGAGCAACATGGGTGTTTTTGATGCGTGCTAAGTCTGACGTGATTAACATTTTCCCTGATTTCATTAAAATGGCTGAGAACCAGTATAATACGAAAGTGAAAGCTGTTAGGTCAGACAATGCAAATGAACTGAAATTTACTGAATTCTATGCTGCTCGTGGTATCATTTCTTATCACTCATGTCCTGAAACTCCTGAACAAAATTCTGTAGTAGAGAGAAAGCATcaacatattttaaatgttgCTCGAGCCTTGTTGTTTCAGTCTCATGTCCCTTTAAAATTTTGGGGGGAATGTGTTTTAACTGCAGTTTTCCTGATAAATAGGTTACCTTCTCCTGTCCTCAACAATGCTACTCCTTTTGAAAGATTGACAAATAAGAAACCTGAATATGATGCTTTGAAAACCTTTGGTTGTTTGTGTTATGCTAGTACATCTCCTAAGGGTAGAAATAAATTTGATCCTAGAGCTAGGGCTTGTGTCTTTCTAGGTTATCCTTCAGGTTACAAAGGTTACAAGCTATTAGATATAGAGACACATTCTGTTTCTATTTCGAGGCATGTCATGTTTCATGAG encodes:
- the LOC106377670 gene encoding alpha-humulene/(-)-(E)-beta-caryophyllene synthase-like — protein: MLHRQELSCVTRWLPEAPKGIPDSMKHLYRVTIDFYDKLEEELEMQGKSGCGSHFKKSLKSTANGYMQEAKWLRKDYTAKFDEYKENAILSSAYYTMMAMTFAGMGDFTKLDAFEWLSSHPKIRVAYDIICRFTNDISSYKVSTNI